In the genome of Mucisphaera calidilacus, one region contains:
- a CDS encoding LacI family DNA-binding transcriptional regulator, whose amino-acid sequence MASVRDIAKRAGVSTATVSRVLNNHPRVSDEARQKVLMVANESRYVPTVGRRSTGNVAYVYTDVTTLDSPYDASIIQGIFETLEQHELDLMVLNARQARQTGETLTQLFMRKGVSGVVVRTTESTRHYCESLADEGFPAVVVGDRFEGEHVRYVDYESRDASREAVEHLIELGHTRIALATNVVEDTDHRDRIEGYKQALSDAGLTIDPRLVIQTPAHLEGGSQLIRRIMTMADRPTAIFITDPFTSLGAMNEARAMGLDIPRHLSLIGFDDAELRSSIYPKMSAVCQDAKRLGKVSLELLSDLVNSPANIRDTAPVGQSLRAWFEVNGTTAAVPAA is encoded by the coding sequence ATGGCATCAGTCAGAGACATCGCGAAGCGGGCCGGGGTTTCCACGGCGACCGTCTCGCGCGTCCTGAACAACCACCCCCGCGTCAGCGATGAAGCCCGTCAGAAGGTCCTCATGGTTGCCAACGAATCGCGGTACGTTCCCACCGTTGGTCGTCGCTCGACCGGGAACGTTGCTTACGTCTATACCGACGTGACCACCCTCGACTCGCCCTACGACGCCTCGATCATCCAGGGCATTTTCGAGACGCTGGAGCAGCACGAACTTGACCTGATGGTCCTCAACGCCCGGCAGGCCCGACAGACCGGCGAGACGCTGACGCAGCTTTTTATGCGTAAGGGCGTCTCCGGCGTGGTGGTGCGGACCACCGAGTCCACGCGTCATTACTGCGAGTCGCTCGCCGACGAGGGTTTCCCCGCCGTCGTGGTCGGCGATCGTTTCGAGGGGGAGCACGTCCGCTACGTCGATTACGAATCGCGCGACGCCAGCCGCGAAGCCGTGGAGCACTTGATCGAGTTGGGCCACACACGCATCGCGCTCGCGACCAACGTCGTCGAGGACACCGACCACCGCGACCGCATCGAGGGCTACAAGCAGGCGCTCAGCGACGCCGGCCTGACGATCGACCCTCGCCTGGTCATCCAGACGCCCGCGCACCTCGAAGGCGGCAGCCAGCTGATCCGCCGGATCATGACGATGGCGGATCGACCCACAGCGATTTTCATCACCGACCCCTTTACCAGCCTGGGCGCGATGAACGAGGCACGGGCCATGGGGCTGGATATACCGCGTCATCTGTCGCTGATCGGCTTCGATGACGCGGAATTGCGATCTTCGATTTATCCCAAGATGTCGGCGGTATGCCAGGACGCCAAGCGTCTGGGCAAGGTATCGCTCGAGTTGCTCAGCGATCTGGTCAACTCGCCCGCGAATATCCGCGACACGGCACCCGTCGGTCAATCGCTCCGTGCGTGGTTTGAGGTTAATGGCACGACCGCGGCGGTACCCGCGGCCTAG
- a CDS encoding PEP-CTERM sorting domain-containing protein (PEP-CTERM proteins occur, often in large numbers, in the proteomes of bacteria that also encode an exosortase, a predicted intramembrane cysteine proteinase. The presence of a PEP-CTERM domain at a protein's C-terminus predicts cleavage within the sorting domain, followed by covalent anchoring to some some component of the (usually Gram-negative) cell surface. Many PEP-CTERM proteins exhibit an unusual sequence composition that includes large numbers of potential glycosylation sites. Expression of one such protein has been shown restore the ability of a bacterium to form floc, a type of biofilm.): protein MMRTSTLTLVAAVALAGLSSAASANMLNNPGFESDLGFDFADITNWNGFFGGPPGTQLAAFNDQLPATEVFEGDKALLLRIAGNNNPAAGDVTPGFDAFAGHVQDVSGIVGGELYAFSIWAREFVNDGNVFEFRIEWINAVGGEISRNNIELQDQLTGDWAKYTNETVAPDDAVNAKVVLAVQSFTNDGNFANIQVGVDAASFAIVPEPASAGLLALGGAALIRRR from the coding sequence ATGATGAGAACCAGCACCCTTACCCTTGTTGCCGCCGTCGCCCTCGCGGGCCTGTCGTCGGCCGCCTCAGCGAACATGCTGAACAACCCCGGTTTCGAAAGCGATCTCGGCTTCGACTTCGCCGACATCACCAACTGGAACGGCTTCTTCGGAGGCCCTCCCGGAACGCAACTCGCCGCCTTCAACGATCAACTCCCCGCTACAGAGGTCTTCGAGGGCGACAAGGCTCTCTTACTGCGGATCGCCGGTAACAACAACCCCGCTGCGGGCGATGTGACGCCGGGTTTTGATGCCTTCGCTGGCCACGTTCAGGACGTCTCCGGCATCGTCGGCGGCGAGCTCTACGCCTTCTCGATCTGGGCCCGTGAATTCGTCAATGACGGCAACGTCTTCGAGTTCCGCATCGAGTGGATCAACGCGGTTGGCGGCGAGATCAGCCGCAACAACATCGAGTTGCAGGATCAACTCACCGGCGACTGGGCCAAGTACACCAACGAAACCGTGGCCCCGGACGACGCCGTGAACGCCAAGGTCGTCCTCGCCGTCCAGAGCTTCACCAACGACGGCAACTTCGCCAACATCCAGGTGGGTGTTGACGCCGCATCGTTCGCCATTGTCCCCGAACCGGCCAGCGCAGGCTTGCTGGCTCTTGGTGGCGCGGCCCTGATTCGCCGCCGCTGA